AGGAAACCTATGATGTACAGCCTTCTTATGAATTGCCGCGTGCTACGGTGGAGGAAACCGTGAACTATATGGTGAATCTTTTGGATGAGGCTGCAGCGACTCCTCAACTTCCTTGGGATTTGGGTACGGATGACATGAACTGGCAAGGACGTTTCACCAAAGCATCTGCTATGGGATTGAAGTGTAAGATTCTGTTGTTTGCAGCCAGTCCGTTGTTTAATGACGACGTGCCTTATTGCACGGAATCACCGCAGGATGCCGTGACGAATCATCAGGTGTGGTATGGTGCTTATAAACCGGAATTGTGGGAACAATGCTGGCAGGCTTGCGTTGATTTCTTTGCGGAATTGGAGTCGAAAGGATATTATGAACTGACGCAGGCGACGGAAGCTACAATCAAAGGTTATAGAAATGCGTATAATAAAGCTTATTTTACTCGTGAGAATAATAAGGAACTGTTGATTTCCACTCATGTTTCACGTTTCGGTAAATTCAATTCATGGGATGAATGGCAATATATTTTTGTGAATAGCGGAAACGGTACGGTCATTACAGGCGGATTGACTCCTACATTGGAATTTATGGAGATGTTCCCTATGAGCGACGGCAATCCTTTCCGGCTGGATAATACGACCAATCCGTTTTATACGGATAATGATTATAATAAGCCGATTCGTGACCCGCGTCTGTACGAAACGATGTTGGTGAACGGAACACAATTTGGCGATCATGCTGCCGAGTTATGGATTGGAGGGCGCGACAACGTGAATGATACAGAGAAAGAAACAGGAAAATATGCTACCGGATTCGGATGCTATAAATTTTATAAGGAAGGTATCAATTCATTGAAAGATAAATATCTGCAATGGCCCTATCTGCGGTTGGCGGAAATGTATCTGATTTATGCAGAGGCGTTGCTCCAACACAAGCATGATTTGACGGGAGCTATTGAACAGGTAAATAAAGTGCGTGCCCGCGTGGGATTGGGAGACTTGGCGGCTTGCAATCCGAGCAAAAACTTGACGACCGATTCCGATGCCTTGTTGGAAGAGATTCTGAGAGAGCGTGCTTGTGAGTTGGGTTTGGAAGATGTTCGCTTGTTTGATATGATACGCTACAAGAGAGAAGATCTTTTCAAAAAGCAACTTCACGGATTGAAGATTTATAGAAATGATGGGGCAGGGAACACTCCTTGGTCAGGAAGTACCGGAAACAGCAGTACTTATCCTAAACCGACTCAATTCACTTATGAGGCATTCCCGTTGGTGAATCCTTCCCGTGCGTGGTGGAGCAATTTTAGTCCGAAATGGTATTTGTCGGCATTTCCACCGTCGGAAGTGAATAAAAACTACGGATTGACCCAGAATCCGGGATGGAATTAATGCGGAATAACTACGATTAATCATAGAGTAAAATGAAAAAATATAAGATATTAGCTTTAGCAATGTTCGCTTGTGCCACTCTGAACGGATGGGCGCAAAGTGAAAGTAATGTGACCGGAAAGGTGCTCGACAAAAAAGGGAAACCGGTAGCGGGAGCTTTAGTATCGGTAGAAGAAAATCCGTTGGTACGGGTGGCTACCGATAAAAACGGACGTTTTGAAATCGTTGCGGTGAAAGGAAATCGGTTGAAAGTACAGACCGGTGACGATGCGATGAAGGTTGTGAAAGTGGGCAGCAGTCCGGAACTGACTGTGGTCATGGATTACTCATCGGAGAAAGTAAATTATGGTTTTGGATTGCAGCAGACCAATGCGGAGTCTACAGGAGCCGTATCTACTGTATATGCGGAGAATATAGAGA
The Bacteroides caecimuris DNA segment above includes these coding regions:
- a CDS encoding RagB/SusD family nutrient uptake outer membrane protein; its protein translation is MNNMMKHLSKWFITAFAGVALFSSSCVDQVKFGDGFLEKAPGVAVTQDTIFGKATYARAFLWDTYSKLYYGLPVYWNAVEGKMNTGIFEMMSDCWHSHTDWNGVNRKYYSGSYKAGDEDSGDDTRFGYTKENCWEAIRAAWLFIENVDKVPDMEEAEKKRLIAEAKVIVASRYFDLFRHLGGLPLIKETYDVQPSYELPRATVEETVNYMVNLLDEAAATPQLPWDLGTDDMNWQGRFTKASAMGLKCKILLFAASPLFNDDVPYCTESPQDAVTNHQVWYGAYKPELWEQCWQACVDFFAELESKGYYELTQATEATIKGYRNAYNKAYFTRENNKELLISTHVSRFGKFNSWDEWQYIFVNSGNGTVITGGLTPTLEFMEMFPMSDGNPFRLDNTTNPFYTDNDYNKPIRDPRLYETMLVNGTQFGDHAAELWIGGRDNVNDTEKETGKYATGFGCYKFYKEGINSLKDKYLQWPYLRLAEMYLIYAEALLQHKHDLTGAIEQVNKVRARVGLGDLAACNPSKNLTTDSDALLEEILRERACELGLEDVRLFDMIRYKREDLFKKQLHGLKIYRNDGAGNTPWSGSTGNSSTYPKPTQFTYEAFPLVNPSRAWWSNFSPKWYLSAFPPSEVNKNYGLTQNPGWN